CGAGGCAATGTGCAAAGCCGTCCGCCGCCTCGGCCACGAGGTGCGCGCTCTGGATCCGGCCACGGGGCAGTCGCTTCTGGACGGCGGGGGACATTTCGCCCTGGCGGAGGCCGCCAAAACCGACTTCCGGTCGCTCGCGGTCGACGCCGCCGCCCTGCTGCGCGCCCTGGCCGCGCCCGATCTGCGCGATGTTGATATTGTCCTCTTGGCGCTCCACGGCGGAACGGGCGAGGACGGCACGATCCAGTGCCTGCTCGACCTCGCCGGAGTCCGATACACGGGTTCGGGCATGCGGGCCTCGGCGATTGCCATGGACAAGGCGCTGACCAAGCGGCTGGTGTCGACGGCGGGAGTGCCGACGCCGCCCTTTGCCCTCGTGCGCGCCGGGCAGGGGCGATCGACGGACGAGGACGAAGCGCGCATCCGCGGGCAATTCGATCTGCCGGCGATTGTCAAGCCGAATGCGAGCGGGTCGACGGTGGGGCTGACGCGGCTCGAATCCTGGGACGGGCTGCC
This genomic window from Candidatus Zixiibacteriota bacterium contains:
- a CDS encoding D-alanine--D-alanine ligase translates to MKVLILAGGDSSERDVSLHSGEAMCKAVRRLGHEVRALDPATGQSLLDGGGHFALAEAAKTDFRSLAVDAAALLRALAAPDLRDVDIVLLALHGGTGEDGTIQCLLDLAGVRYTGSGMRASAIAMDKALTKRLVSTAGVPTPPFALVRAGQGRSTDEDEARIRGQFDLPAIVKPNASGSTVGLTRLESWDGLPRAIAQAAQESPEVLIEKYIRGRELTVAVLDGEPLPVVEIRPKKGLYDYEAKYTKGMSEYLAPAPVPDAVRDRLQAEAAAAYRLLGCEGLVRVDYMMAADGSCWFLELNTLPGMTELSLSPMAARAVGIDFPQLIDRIMSSALKKARRRRG